In Streptomyces sp. NBC_00414, a single window of DNA contains:
- a CDS encoding class I SAM-dependent DNA methyltransferase: MYGPGMAEIYELLHESRGKDYRVEAATVAGLVRARNPAAASLLDVACGTGAHLRHFAELFDKVEGLELSDAMLSMARAAVPTAVLHGGDMRDLSLGRSYDAITCMFGSIAYLKDTAELTATLRSFAEHLTPGGVVAVDPWWFLETALDRHVSGDTVTVGPRTLTRVSHTERQGHTSHMDVHYVVAEPGSGVRHFAESHTLTLFTRAEYEEAFTRAGLKVAHVRGIQSGRGLFLADRA, from the coding sequence ATGTACGGACCCGGGATGGCCGAGATCTACGAGCTGCTCCACGAGTCGCGCGGCAAGGACTACCGGGTGGAGGCCGCCACCGTCGCGGGGCTCGTGCGGGCGCGCAACCCCGCGGCGGCCTCACTGCTCGACGTCGCCTGTGGCACCGGCGCGCACCTGCGGCACTTCGCCGAACTCTTCGACAAGGTCGAGGGGCTCGAACTGTCCGACGCCATGCTGTCGATGGCCCGGGCCGCGGTGCCGACCGCCGTGCTGCACGGCGGTGACATGCGCGACCTCTCCCTGGGGCGCTCCTACGACGCGATCACCTGCATGTTCGGGTCGATCGCCTATCTGAAGGACACCGCTGAACTCACCGCGACCCTGCGGTCGTTCGCCGAGCACCTGACACCGGGCGGTGTCGTGGCGGTGGACCCCTGGTGGTTCCTGGAGACGGCCCTCGACCGCCATGTGAGCGGGGACACCGTGACCGTGGGACCGCGGACGCTGACCCGCGTCTCCCACACGGAGCGCCAGGGGCACACGTCGCACATGGACGTGCACTACGTGGTGGCCGAGCCCGGCAGCGGCGTGCGGCACTTCGCGGAGAGCCACACCCTGACGCTCTTCACCCGGGCCGAGTACGAGGAGGCGTTCACCCGGGCCGGGCTGAAGGTCGCCCATGTGCGGGGGATCCAGTCGGGCCGCGGCCTGTTCCTCGCGGACCGCGCCTGA
- a CDS encoding ester cyclase, with amino-acid sequence MAERKALCLEMVAAWNRWDLSGIIKHWSPDIVHYSEDTEVSSADMIKLMEGGLQAFPDLQLEVKSIMAEEDRVTLRITVTATHSREFMGVPPTGERVSWHLVEELRFEDAKVVEHWDVINMRPLLVKLGKLPDVPKVELETSV; translated from the coding sequence ATGGCCGAGCGCAAGGCCCTGTGTCTGGAAATGGTCGCCGCCTGGAACCGGTGGGACCTGAGCGGGATCATCAAGCACTGGTCGCCGGACATCGTGCACTACTCCGAGGACACCGAGGTGAGTTCCGCCGACATGATCAAGCTCATGGAGGGCGGGCTGCAGGCGTTCCCCGATCTCCAGCTCGAAGTGAAGAGCATCATGGCCGAGGAGGACCGGGTCACCCTGCGCATCACCGTGACCGCCACCCACTCGCGCGAGTTCATGGGCGTGCCGCCGACCGGTGAGCGCGTCAGCTGGCACCTGGTGGAGGAACTGCGCTTCGAGGACGCCAAGGTCGTCGAGCACTGGGACGTCATCAACATGCGGCCGCTGCTGGTCAAGCTGGGCAAGCTGCCCGACGTCCCCAAGGTGGAACTGGAGACGAGCGTCTGA
- a CDS encoding PadR family transcriptional regulator has translation MSATRLLVLGVVRGFGRTHGYRVRTELLSWGIDDWANVKPGSIYHALRQLAKIGLLEASEIAHWPGRVDYSVTPEGDEEFFRLLVDALERPEHRADMLSAGLALMPALSRDRAVAALSTRLHVLEAQRAALRKESAPVHAEGLPTHLGELWTMRTRYADLGVEWTQDLLERVRSGEYEMAGEHGHSFGTPGSWRTLVGPLAE, from the coding sequence ATGTCGGCGACGCGGTTGCTGGTCCTCGGAGTGGTACGCGGCTTCGGCAGGACGCACGGTTACCGGGTGCGGACCGAGCTGCTGTCCTGGGGGATCGACGACTGGGCCAACGTCAAACCCGGTTCGATCTACCACGCGCTGCGGCAGCTGGCGAAGATCGGCTTGCTGGAGGCCAGCGAGATCGCGCACTGGCCGGGGCGGGTGGACTACAGCGTGACTCCCGAGGGGGACGAGGAGTTCTTCCGGCTGCTGGTCGACGCCCTTGAACGGCCCGAGCACCGCGCCGACATGCTCAGCGCCGGCCTCGCCCTGATGCCCGCGCTCTCCCGCGACCGCGCCGTGGCGGCCCTCTCCACCCGCCTGCACGTCCTGGAGGCCCAGCGGGCGGCGCTGCGCAAGGAATCCGCCCCGGTGCACGCCGAGGGCCTGCCGACTCATCTGGGCGAGCTGTGGACGATGCGCACGCGGTACGCCGACCTCGGCGTGGAGTGGACCCAGGACCTGCTGGAACGGGTCAGGTCGGGGGAGTACGAGATGGCGGGCGAGCACGGGCACTCCTTCGGGACGCCGGGGTCGTGGCGCACGCTGGTCGGGCCGTTGGCGGAGTGA
- a CDS encoding FAD-binding oxidoreductase, producing the protein MNEFTRRGFLGSAAAVGGATVVATTVPGAQAAEAAVPQAAKGGACGPRTGLVQVDRTDRRYQDLVSRGFNGRFRGKPDAVYVVHTADQVVDAVNRALDAGQRIAVRSGGHCFEGFVDDPAVRAVIDMSEMREVFYDSAKRAFAVEPGATLGEAYRTLYLDWGVTIPAGVCPQVGVGGHVLGGGYGPLSRRDGVVADHLYAVEVVVVDASGRARKVVATSAAGDPNRELWWAHTGGGGGNFGIVTRYWFRTPGATGNDPSGLLPKAPKSTLRHIVTWEWSALTEKAFTRIIDNHGAWHQRNSAADTPYASLHSVFYLNSKAAGQILLDIQIDGGLDGAEGLLNDFVAAINEGTGVEPAVQRSTEPWLRATLANKFDTGGFDRTKSKGAYLRKPWTAAQAATLYTYLSADTQVWGEVSLYSYGAKVNSVAETATATAQRDSIIKVWMSATWMDPTQDDANLAWIREIYRDVFATTGGVPVPDDRTEGTFINYPDIDLADPEWNTSGVPWHTLYYKGNYPRLQKVKARWDPRNVFRHALSVRLPD; encoded by the coding sequence TTGAACGAATTCACGCGCCGCGGATTCCTCGGCAGCGCGGCGGCGGTCGGCGGGGCCACCGTGGTGGCCACGACCGTCCCCGGTGCCCAGGCCGCCGAGGCGGCCGTCCCGCAAGCGGCGAAAGGCGGCGCGTGCGGCCCCCGGACCGGGCTCGTCCAGGTGGACCGGACGGACCGGCGCTACCAGGACCTGGTCAGCCGGGGGTTCAACGGACGGTTCCGCGGCAAGCCCGACGCGGTGTACGTCGTACACACCGCGGACCAGGTCGTCGACGCGGTGAACCGGGCCCTGGACGCGGGGCAGCGGATCGCCGTACGCAGCGGCGGGCACTGCTTCGAGGGCTTCGTGGACGACCCCGCCGTGCGGGCCGTCATCGACATGTCCGAGATGCGGGAGGTCTTCTACGACTCCGCCAAGCGGGCGTTCGCCGTGGAACCCGGCGCCACCCTCGGGGAGGCGTACCGCACCCTGTACCTGGACTGGGGTGTGACCATCCCGGCGGGCGTCTGCCCCCAGGTGGGGGTCGGCGGCCATGTCCTCGGCGGCGGGTACGGCCCGCTCTCCCGCCGCGACGGAGTGGTGGCCGACCACCTGTACGCGGTCGAGGTCGTCGTCGTGGACGCCTCGGGCCGGGCCCGCAAGGTCGTGGCCACCAGTGCGGCCGGCGACCCCAACCGCGAGCTGTGGTGGGCCCACACCGGAGGCGGCGGGGGCAACTTCGGCATCGTCACCCGGTACTGGTTCCGGACGCCCGGCGCCACCGGCAACGACCCGTCCGGACTGCTGCCCAAGGCACCCAAGTCCACGCTGCGGCACATCGTGACCTGGGAGTGGTCCGCCCTCACCGAGAAGGCGTTCACCCGGATCATCGACAACCACGGGGCCTGGCACCAGCGCAACAGCGCCGCCGACACTCCGTACGCCAGTCTGCACAGCGTCTTCTACCTCAACAGCAAGGCCGCCGGGCAGATCCTGCTGGACATCCAGATCGACGGCGGACTGGACGGCGCCGAGGGGCTGTTGAACGACTTCGTCGCCGCGATCAACGAGGGCACGGGTGTGGAGCCCGCCGTCCAGCGGAGCACGGAGCCGTGGCTGCGGGCCACGCTGGCCAACAAGTTCGACACCGGCGGCTTCGACCGGACCAAGTCCAAGGGCGCGTATCTGCGCAAACCGTGGACCGCCGCCCAGGCCGCCACCCTCTACACGTATCTGAGCGCCGACACCCAGGTGTGGGGCGAGGTCTCGCTCTACTCGTACGGCGCGAAGGTCAACTCCGTCGCGGAGACGGCCACCGCCACCGCCCAGCGCGACTCCATCATCAAGGTGTGGATGTCCGCGACGTGGATGGATCCCACGCAGGACGACGCCAACCTCGCCTGGATCCGGGAGATCTACCGCGACGTCTTCGCCACCACCGGCGGCGTCCCGGTGCCCGACGACCGCACCGAGGGCACCTTCATCAACTACCCCGACATCGACCTGGCCGACCCGGAGTGGAACACCTCCGGGGTGCCCTGGCACACCCTCTACTACAAGGGGAACTACCCGCGCCTGCAGAAGGTCAAGGCCCGCTGGGACCCCAGGAACGTCTTCCGGCACGCGCTGTCCGTACGACTGCCCGACTGA
- a CDS encoding NAD(P)H-binding protein — translation MNILLTGATGKVGRHVTESLVASGHHVRALTRTPGAAALPAGVEVVQGDLEQPGTLPAALEGIDRMYLFPVPGTAHEVAALARKAGVRHIVVLSSSSVLDDESNPSHRHHRTVERAVEDSGADWTFVRPDEFAGNTLWKWGDSIRTENVVRAPYGKAARAIVHEADIAAVLTAALVEDGHAGARYLVTGPRALTQIEQVGVLAEVLGRDIRFEELSREAGREAMSAHMPPPVVEMLLDYLAESAVTPGPVTDVVREVTGREARTFASWAAEHADGFGGAGGTGDSAKSSSSS, via the coding sequence TTGAACATCCTGCTGACCGGTGCCACGGGGAAGGTGGGCCGCCATGTCACGGAGAGCCTGGTGGCCTCGGGACATCATGTGCGGGCGCTCACCCGGACGCCCGGGGCCGCCGCGCTGCCGGCCGGCGTCGAGGTCGTCCAGGGCGACCTGGAGCAGCCCGGAACCCTGCCCGCCGCCCTGGAGGGCATCGACCGGATGTACCTCTTCCCGGTGCCCGGGACCGCCCACGAGGTCGCGGCGCTCGCCCGCAAGGCGGGGGTCCGGCACATCGTCGTCCTGTCGTCCAGCTCTGTGCTGGACGACGAGAGCAACCCCAGCCACCGGCACCACCGCACGGTGGAGCGGGCCGTCGAGGACAGCGGGGCGGACTGGACCTTCGTACGCCCCGACGAGTTCGCCGGCAACACCCTCTGGAAGTGGGGCGATTCGATCCGTACGGAGAACGTGGTGCGCGCGCCCTACGGCAAGGCCGCCCGCGCGATCGTCCACGAGGCCGACATCGCGGCGGTGCTGACGGCCGCGCTGGTGGAGGACGGCCACGCGGGCGCCCGGTACCTGGTGACGGGACCGCGGGCGCTGACACAGATCGAGCAGGTGGGCGTGCTGGCGGAGGTGCTCGGCCGGGACATCCGCTTCGAGGAGCTGAGCCGTGAGGCCGGGCGCGAGGCGATGAGCGCCCATATGCCGCCGCCGGTCGTCGAGATGCTGCTCGACTACCTCGCCGAGTCGGCCGTCACCCCCGGCCCCGTGACCGACGTGGTGCGCGAGGTCACCGGCCGCGAGGCCCGCACCTTCGCGAGCTGGGCGGCGGAGCACGCCGACGGTTTCGGCGGAGCCGGTGGTACCGGCGATTCCGCCAAGTCCAGCAGTTCCAGCTGA